One window from the genome of Cryptomeria japonica chromosome 6, Sugi_1.0, whole genome shotgun sequence encodes:
- the LOC131037726 gene encoding 7-ethoxycoumarin O-deethylase-like has protein sequence MEGQCLIWLSALVSSVLAYFLLELIERRKKKSTANLPPGPPACLAYCVLEYNLNYLHQGKKCLNLMSNTIFSKNLFDPNNPESAELRNSYGELTKLAGKTNLADFYPFLRFLEHRGVSRDLTVHQKRLHKLLRCIPKEKDFLDILLDSTADDFTLENIRALIMELLSGGSDTTAATIEWAIVELIANPHVMKQAQKELEEIIGFNRRVQDVGSGNNLRGGELE, from the exons ATGGAAGGGCAATGTCTGATTTGGCTTTCTGCACTAGTAAGCAGTGTGCTGGCGTATTTCTTATTAGAGTTAattgagagaagaaagaagaagagcacGGCAAATCTTCCTCCTGGACCTCCTGCCTGCCTGGCCTATTGTGTGTTGGAATATAATCTCAACTACCTCCACC AGGGGAAAAAGTGTCTCAATCTCATGAGCAACACCATCTTCAGTAAGAACTTGTTCGATCCCAACAATCCAGAGTCTGCAGAATTGAGGAACTCTTATGGTGAATTGACGAAGTTGGCCGGAAAAACCAACTTGGCCGACTTTTATCCATTTCTGAGGTTCCTTGAACATCGGGGCGTGAGCCGTGATTTGACTGTTCATCAGAAGCGATTACATAAATTGCTTAGATGTATTCCCAAGGAAAAGGACTTTCTCGACATTCTGCTCGATTCAACTGCCGATGATTTCACTCTGGAAAATATCAGGGCTTTAATTATG GAACTTTTGTCTGGTGGTAGTGACACTACTGCCGCAACAATAGAATGGGCTATCGTGGAGCTCATTGCCAATCCTCATGTAATGAAACAAGCACAAAAAGAGTTAGAAGAGATAATTGGTTTCAATCGAAGAGTGCAAGATGTTGGAAGTGGAAACAAtctaagagggggtgaattagagTGA